A single genomic interval of Methanocorpusculum sp. harbors:
- a CDS encoding DMT family transporter — MSIKYAVHSVSETRLASFLIILAAIFWGTIGIFTRELLASGFTTVQITGARCAVTAICLVGCLLVLDREKLKINLKDLWMFIGTGILSIVFFNICYFTSIQYLTLSMASVLLYTAPFFVMLMSLFLFHERMTVQKGLALILAFGGCVLTAGIVGGDIGTITAVGILVGLGSGFGYALYTIFGRVALKKYHPLTITTYTFVVAAVGILPFCNVAEMVGLSVENPGVLPYILILGILCTVLPYFLYTKGLKHVEGGKASVMAFVEPMVATLIGIFLFHEQMTLLNMTGVILIFAAIVLLNRRSRSSVAPEVPRLS; from the coding sequence ATGAGTATAAAATATGCAGTACATTCCGTAAGTGAAACGCGGCTCGCTTCTTTTCTCATCATCCTTGCGGCGATATTCTGGGGGACGATCGGTATTTTTACGCGGGAGCTTTTGGCATCCGGCTTCACCACAGTTCAGATAACCGGGGCACGGTGTGCGGTCACCGCTATCTGTCTGGTGGGATGTCTGCTTGTTCTGGACAGAGAAAAATTAAAAATCAATCTCAAGGATCTCTGGATGTTCATCGGGACCGGGATACTGAGCATCGTATTTTTCAATATATGCTACTTTACCTCTATCCAGTATCTGACACTTTCGATGGCGTCGGTACTGCTTTACACAGCGCCTTTTTTTGTGATGCTGATGTCGCTCTTTTTATTTCATGAGCGTATGACCGTGCAAAAAGGGTTAGCTCTCATTCTTGCATTTGGCGGCTGTGTTCTGACTGCCGGCATCGTTGGAGGAGATATTGGAACAATTACCGCTGTCGGGATTCTGGTTGGGCTTGGCTCAGGGTTTGGTTATGCACTGTATACGATATTCGGACGAGTGGCGCTGAAAAAGTATCATCCTCTTACGATCACGACATATACATTCGTCGTGGCGGCTGTGGGGATCCTTCCATTTTGCAATGTTGCTGAGATGGTCGGGCTTTCCGTCGAGAATCCCGGTGTTCTCCCGTATATCCTGATTCTGGGAATACTGTGTACGGTCCTTCCTTACTTCCTGTACACGAAAGGTCTGAAACACGTGGAAGGTGGAAAGGCATCGGTCATGGCGTTTGTTGAACCGATGGTAGCGACACTTATCGGGATCTTCCTTTTCCATGAACAGATGACCCTGTTGAATATGACTGGCGTCATTCTGATCTTTGCAGCGATCGTTCTGCTGAACAGACGATCCCGGTCTTCAGTTGCCCCTGAGGTTCCCCGATTATCGTAA
- a CDS encoding glycine betaine/L-proline ABC transporter ATP-binding protein, with translation MVEIVCSGDSPDSQPIVRVCGLTKVFGHDQEKALELHRSGRSKKEVHDETEATIALHNVSFEVMRGETFVLMGLSGSGKSTLLRCINRLIDPTEGDIEIDGEDIMGMDHEELRQIRRRKLGMIFQNFALLPQRNILDNVAFGLEIMGVSKAERNLRAEEVLEMVGLGGYGTSMPSELSGGMKQRVGLARALTSDPDILLMDEAFSALDPLIRRDMQDELLELQERLGKTIIFVTHDLDEALKLGTRIALMKDGAIVQIGTPEEILTNPENAYVEKFVADVDLTRVLSAKDVMRHPEPVAQCTAGPRVALHLMEEHDIPMIFVITRHRNLRGLVTLDDTIGAVKAGKSLSDILKTDIPIVAPDASLSDIISMIVDSTYPMAVVDENGRLHGVISRASILAALARKGGEA, from the coding sequence ATAGTTGAAATAGTATGTAGCGGGGATTCGCCTGATTCGCAGCCGATCGTTCGTGTATGTGGTCTGACCAAAGTCTTTGGTCATGATCAGGAAAAAGCCCTGGAACTTCATCGTTCCGGTCGCTCAAAAAAGGAAGTTCACGATGAGACCGAGGCGACGATCGCTCTGCATAATGTCTCATTCGAGGTTATGCGGGGGGAGACCTTCGTTCTTATGGGTCTTTCCGGGAGCGGAAAATCTACTCTTCTTCGTTGTATTAATCGTCTTATTGACCCGACCGAAGGAGATATTGAGATCGACGGCGAGGACATTATGGGCATGGATCACGAGGAGCTGCGGCAGATCCGCCGACGCAAACTAGGGATGATCTTCCAGAATTTTGCTCTTCTTCCGCAGAGAAATATTCTGGACAACGTCGCCTTTGGTCTTGAGATCATGGGGGTTTCTAAAGCTGAACGTAATCTGCGGGCTGAAGAGGTCCTTGAGATGGTCGGCCTTGGCGGCTATGGGACGAGTATGCCTTCCGAACTCTCAGGTGGGATGAAACAGCGGGTCGGTCTAGCACGTGCGCTTACCAGTGATCCTGACATACTATTAATGGACGAGGCGTTCAGCGCTCTTGATCCGCTGATCCGCCGTGACATGCAGGATGAACTTCTGGAACTTCAGGAGCGTCTCGGCAAGACGATCATCTTCGTGACTCATGACCTTGACGAAGCACTGAAGCTCGGCACCCGGATTGCTTTGATGAAAGACGGGGCGATCGTGCAGATCGGCACGCCGGAAGAAATACTGACAAACCCGGAGAATGCATATGTCGAAAAGTTCGTCGCCGATGTTGACTTGACTCGTGTCCTTTCAGCAAAAGATGTAATGCGTCATCCCGAACCGGTTGCCCAGTGTACCGCCGGACCCCGTGTGGCTTTGCATCTGATGGAAGAACATGATATCCCAATGATCTTCGTCATCACCCGTCATCGTAACCTCCGTGGTCTGGTGACCCTGGACGATACAATTGGCGCTGTCAAGGCAGGCAAGAGTCTTTCGGATATTCTCAAAACCGACATTCCAATCGTTGCTCCCGATGCATCTCTTTCCGATATTATCTCTATGATCGTTGATAGTACGTATCCAATGGCGGTTGTAGATGAGAACGGCAGACTGCACGGAGTGATTTCCCGGGCATCCATCCTGGCCGCACTTGCCCGTAAGGGGGGTGAGGCATAA
- a CDS encoding glycine betaine ABC transporter substrate-binding protein — translation MIQKKKTLTLIVIAGLLLMLVLFTAGCTSQTTEPAKEISIGYVTWDCAISSTNVMKQVFEKAGYDVTLVAVDAGPLYQALADGDVDFTTTAWLPYTHEGYWDTYGDKINYVHENIKGAARIGLVVPSYVTIDSIDELNSVADKFDHMIIGIEPGAGITSRTEQAIDEYNLDFNLITSSSAGMAAELDSAIGDGDWIVVTGWSPHWMFSRYDLKYLEDPKGVYGGAEDIVTLARVGLKTDDPEAYGILSRFDWTMADITSVMNAIAGGMSETDAAKAWVDANPDTVAYWIGTA, via the coding sequence ATGATTCAAAAGAAAAAAACTTTAACTCTTATCGTAATTGCCGGGCTTCTCTTAATGCTTGTTCTATTCACTGCTGGGTGCACATCTCAGACGACAGAACCTGCAAAAGAGATCAGCATCGGATATGTCACATGGGACTGCGCTATTTCCAGTACCAATGTGATGAAACAGGTGTTCGAAAAGGCGGGATATGATGTCACGCTGGTTGCAGTCGATGCCGGTCCTCTGTATCAGGCTCTTGCCGACGGTGATGTCGATTTCACAACGACTGCATGGCTGCCTTATACCCATGAAGGCTACTGGGATACCTATGGTGATAAGATCAATTACGTCCATGAAAATATCAAGGGCGCTGCACGCATAGGTCTTGTTGTCCCTTCATACGTGACGATCGACTCGATCGACGAATTGAACAGCGTTGCTGACAAGTTTGACCACATGATCATTGGTATCGAGCCGGGAGCGGGCATTACCTCCCGAACCGAGCAGGCAATCGACGAGTATAATCTCGACTTTAACCTGATCACCAGCAGCAGTGCCGGTATGGCAGCTGAACTCGACTCCGCTATCGGAGATGGTGACTGGATTGTTGTGACCGGATGGTCCCCGCACTGGATGTTCAGCCGGTATGATCTCAAGTATCTTGAGGATCCGAAAGGAGTTTACGGCGGCGCTGAAGATATCGTAACGCTTGCACGTGTTGGTCTTAAGACCGATGACCCGGAGGCATATGGTATCCTGAGCCGGTTTGACTGGACAATGGCAGATATCACGTCAGTCATGAATGCGATCGCGGGTGGAATGTCCGAGACGGATGCTGCAAAGGCATGGGTCGACGCAAACCCCGATACCGTGGCATACTGGATCGGCACTGCCTGA
- a CDS encoding heavy metal translocating P-type ATPase codes for MSVTLNKKQRRSLYRIIAASVFFAFAVLLSANGVYPKLYSSYAEFLLFLAVYLVIGGDVLLRAGKNILHGNVFDEHFLMSVATIGAFCLGQYPEAVAVMLFYQIGELFQSYAVEKSRRSIAELMDISPDHAYIERDGVIVSVNPGELQVGDHIVIKAGDRVPVDGVVIAGSSELDTASLTGESLPRYVGVGDQVISGCINISGVLHVRVAKPLSESTVTRILELVESAAGKKAKTEQFITRFSRYYTPAVVAAAVILAVIPPLLLAEPFPVWIERALIFLVVSCPCALVISIPLSFFGGIGGASRSGILVKGSNYLEALSKTDTIVFDKTGTLTRGSFSVTEIHPVGMLESELLAYAAHAEAYSSHPIAVSLRAAYQQTVSTSDLTDVSEHAGHGITATYLGRRIAVGNAELMQELGVNTEKDSPSRQGIHVAVDGRYAGWLVIADTVKPNAVYAVAELKKLGIRRVVMLTGDSSDVASSIARELGVDEYYAGLLPQDKVSVMEEILTKQRAGKTAAFVGDGINDAPVLSRADLGIAMGTLGSDAAIEAADIVLMDDDLMKIISAIGISRRTMHIVFQNIVFALGVKFLVLILAAFGVANMWEAVFADVGVAFIAILNAMRTLKIMR; via the coding sequence ATGTCTGTTACCCTGAACAAAAAACAGCGTCGATCTCTGTATCGGATCATCGCAGCGTCGGTTTTCTTTGCCTTCGCCGTTTTACTCTCAGCAAATGGTGTCTATCCCAAACTCTATTCATCATATGCTGAGTTTTTGCTGTTTCTGGCTGTTTATCTTGTGATCGGCGGTGATGTGCTTCTGCGTGCCGGCAAAAATATTCTCCATGGCAATGTTTTTGATGAACATTTTCTGATGTCTGTTGCGACGATCGGGGCATTCTGTCTCGGTCAGTATCCGGAGGCCGTTGCCGTGATGCTTTTCTATCAGATCGGGGAACTGTTTCAGAGCTATGCAGTGGAGAAATCCCGCAGATCGATTGCCGAACTGATGGATATCAGTCCTGATCATGCGTATATCGAGCGCGACGGAGTGATAGTCTCCGTCAATCCCGGCGAACTGCAGGTTGGGGACCATATCGTGATCAAGGCAGGGGATCGGGTCCCGGTCGACGGCGTAGTGATTGCAGGTTCATCGGAACTGGATACCGCTTCACTCACAGGAGAGTCCCTTCCCCGTTACGTAGGTGTTGGCGATCAGGTGATCAGCGGGTGTATCAATATCAGTGGAGTGCTTCATGTTCGGGTAGCAAAGCCTCTGAGCGAATCTACCGTCACCCGTATTCTGGAGCTGGTGGAGAGTGCGGCTGGTAAAAAGGCAAAAACCGAGCAGTTCATCACGAGATTTTCCCGGTATTATACCCCAGCCGTCGTAGCTGCTGCTGTAATTTTGGCAGTGATACCGCCGCTGCTTCTCGCCGAGCCGTTTCCTGTCTGGATCGAGCGTGCCTTGATCTTCCTCGTCGTTTCCTGTCCCTGCGCCCTTGTTATCTCGATCCCGCTCAGTTTCTTTGGCGGGATCGGGGGGGCTTCCCGATCCGGGATACTTGTGAAGGGAAGCAATTATCTGGAGGCTCTGTCAAAAACCGACACGATTGTTTTTGATAAAACAGGTACGCTTACCAGAGGAAGTTTTTCCGTAACTGAGATCCACCCGGTCGGTATGTTGGAGAGTGAGCTGCTGGCATATGCCGCACATGCAGAAGCATACAGCAGTCATCCTATCGCCGTTTCGCTACGGGCGGCATATCAACAGACAGTCAGCACCAGCGATCTGACGGATGTTTCCGAACATGCCGGTCATGGTATTACTGCAACGTATCTAGGTCGCCGGATTGCCGTAGGCAACGCCGAACTAATGCAGGAACTGGGGGTCAACACTGAAAAAGATTCTCCGTCAAGACAGGGGATCCATGTTGCTGTGGATGGGAGGTATGCCGGCTGGCTCGTGATTGCCGATACGGTGAAACCCAATGCTGTTTACGCAGTGGCGGAGTTGAAAAAGCTTGGTATCCGGCGTGTCGTCATGCTCACCGGGGATTCTTCTGATGTGGCATCTTCAATAGCACGGGAGTTGGGGGTCGATGAGTATTATGCCGGTCTCTTGCCCCAGGACAAGGTCTCAGTTATGGAAGAGATTCTGACTAAGCAGAGAGCAGGCAAAACGGCGGCCTTCGTAGGGGACGGTATCAATGACGCTCCCGTTCTTTCACGTGCTGATCTCGGGATCGCGATGGGAACTCTTGGGTCTGATGCGGCAATCGAAGCGGCTGATATCGTCCTGATGGACGATGATCTGATGAAGATCATATCTGCGATCGGGATCTCGCGCAGGACGATGCATATCGTTTTCCAGAACATCGTGTTTGCTCTGGGCGTAAAGTTTCTCGTGCTGATCCTTGCGGCATTTGGTGTCGCGAATATGTGGGAAGCAGTTTTTGCTGATGTAGGGGTCGCGTTCATCGCGATTCTGAATGCGATGCGAACGCTGAAAATCATGAGATAA
- a CDS encoding Coenzyme F420 hydrogenase/dehydrogenase, beta subunit C-terminal domain, producing MSEKGDMFYAWTKSDDIKGECGGAVISLLKYALEAKIVDVVLTVRKGYDIYDPQPVFITDPAELASCAGSLHCGTFLLPKLIKKYLNGAKDLKVGITVKGCDAKALYELAKRQQINMDNVLSIGLNCGGSVSPTVAREMIAEKYGIDPDDVVKEEIDKGQFIVMTKDGHHKGIKIDELEEEGLGRRANCQRCETKIPRQADLACGNWGVFGDKAGKATFVEVCSAKGASVFDGAVSAGAIDVCAPDPKGLEIRGKIETVMVKMGKKTQKSQFAALGEGTERLAKIMRDSSRCITCRACIENCPICYCVECSTLKPHLVDQTQTPPDFMFHLIRFAHIADSCVNCGQCQELCPAEIPNALFMHAQQVELEKMFGHTPGIDMSLPILAFAEESVERQRLHDTGSDMIFENVFKE from the coding sequence ATGTCTGAAAAAGGCGATATGTTCTATGCGTGGACGAAGTCCGACGACATCAAAGGCGAGTGCGGAGGGGCGGTCATCTCTCTCCTGAAGTATGCTCTTGAAGCAAAAATCGTCGATGTTGTCCTGACGGTCAGAAAAGGGTACGATATCTACGATCCTCAGCCGGTATTCATCACGGATCCTGCTGAGCTCGCTTCGTGTGCGGGATCACTGCACTGCGGAACGTTCCTTCTCCCGAAACTGATCAAAAAATATCTGAACGGCGCAAAAGATCTCAAGGTGGGGATCACCGTCAAAGGCTGCGACGCCAAGGCACTCTATGAACTCGCCAAACGTCAGCAGATCAATATGGACAATGTTCTCTCGATCGGTCTCAACTGTGGAGGATCCGTTTCACCGACTGTCGCCCGCGAGATGATCGCCGAAAAGTACGGCATTGATCCTGATGACGTCGTCAAGGAGGAGATCGATAAGGGACAGTTCATCGTGATGACCAAAGATGGTCATCACAAAGGCATCAAGATTGATGAACTGGAAGAGGAAGGTCTCGGCCGCCGTGCAAACTGCCAGCGCTGTGAGACCAAGATCCCCCGACAGGCGGATCTTGCCTGTGGTAACTGGGGTGTTTTCGGTGACAAAGCAGGGAAAGCCACCTTTGTTGAAGTGTGTTCTGCAAAAGGAGCCTCAGTCTTTGACGGGGCAGTCAGTGCCGGCGCGATCGATGTTTGCGCTCCTGATCCGAAAGGGCTTGAGATTCGTGGAAAAATCGAGACCGTCATGGTCAAGATGGGCAAAAAGACTCAGAAGAGTCAGTTTGCAGCTCTGGGTGAAGGAACCGAGCGACTTGCCAAAATCATGCGCGACTCTTCCCGCTGTATCACCTGCCGTGCCTGTATCGAGAACTGTCCGATCTGTTACTGCGTCGAGTGTTCAACGTTAAAACCCCATCTTGTCGACCAGACTCAGACCCCTCCTGACTTTATGTTCCATCTGATCAGATTCGCGCACATCGCCGACTCCTGTGTGAACTGCGGCCAGTGTCAGGAACTCTGCCCTGCTGAGATCCCGAACGCCCTTTTCATGCATGCCCAGCAGGTCGAACTTGAGAAGATGTTCGGTCACACTCCGGGCATTGACATGAGTCTCCCGATTCTCGCGTTTGCAGAGGAGAGTGTGGAACGCCAGCGTCTGCATGATACAGGATCGGATATGATCTTCGAAAATGTCTTCAAGGAGTGA
- a CDS encoding proline/glycine betaine ABC transporter permease, whose protein sequence is MELPKIPIGDAVEAIVDWIDQYFSWLLDAISDGLRVLVNGLDDILLAIPAPVLIVLMGVIVWFVTRHDIKMTVLTILGLLLIWDLGLWELSMLTVVLVIIATVIALALSIPIGIAAARSDTLNTILRPFLDFMQTMPSFVYLIPAVIFFGLGSVPGIIATVIFAMPPALRLTTLGIRQVPVELIEVADAFGATPRQKLFKVQLPVALPTIMAGVNQCIMLALSMTVIASMIGAGGLGYQVLVGIQRVDIGMGFEAGLAIVILAIIFDRITQNLVPKYGKK, encoded by the coding sequence ATGGAACTGCCTAAGATTCCGATAGGTGATGCCGTAGAAGCAATCGTTGATTGGATCGATCAGTATTTCTCATGGCTGCTTGATGCGATCAGCGATGGACTCCGTGTTCTCGTGAACGGGCTTGATGATATTCTTCTCGCAATACCAGCCCCGGTTTTAATCGTCCTTATGGGTGTTATCGTCTGGTTCGTTACGCGTCATGACATCAAAATGACGGTCCTCACGATACTAGGTCTTCTGCTGATATGGGATCTCGGCCTCTGGGAGCTTTCGATGCTCACCGTGGTCCTTGTTATTATCGCGACGGTAATTGCGCTTGCGCTTTCGATTCCTATTGGTATCGCGGCCGCGAGAAGCGACACACTGAACACGATTCTCCGACCGTTTCTGGATTTCATGCAGACGATGCCGTCATTCGTGTATCTGATCCCTGCAGTGATCTTCTTCGGTCTTGGCAGTGTTCCCGGTATCATTGCAACGGTGATTTTTGCCATGCCGCCTGCCTTACGTCTCACGACGCTTGGCATCCGACAGGTCCCTGTCGAGCTGATCGAAGTGGCTGATGCATTCGGCGCAACCCCCAGACAGAAATTGTTCAAGGTCCAACTTCCGGTTGCACTTCCAACGATCATGGCCGGGGTCAACCAGTGTATCATGCTTGCTCTTTCGATGACCGTTATCGCCTCCATGATCGGGGCTGGTGGTCTCGGATATCAGGTTCTTGTGGGTATCCAGCGGGTGGATATTGGCATGGGATTCGAGGCAGGGCTTGCTATTGTTATCCTTGCGATCATCTTCGACCGGATCACTCAGAACCTTGTCCCGAAATATGGGAAGAAGTGA
- a CDS encoding sodium:solute symporter, with translation MTVSTELTIGIIAFYLVMIIGIGYYGYRRTKKVEDYMVAGRNTHPVIIALSYGATFISTSAIIGFGGTSAQYGMSLMWLTVLCIVVGVIIAFIFMGKRIRRIGKDLGALTYPELLGKMYGSKKIIYATGAIFVAAMPLYTAAVLIGGARFIETTLGIPYMTALLGFAGVVALYVVIGGLMAVMYTDAVQGAIMLVGMGVLLVLTYIYLGGVTAANSALDSMGSLVPSTLSSMGMTGWTSMPEFGSPIWMTVITTLVLGVGVGVLAQPQLAVRFMTAKDGRSLNRAIPIGALFIVMMTGVAFTVGPLTNVYFMDKVGMLAIDAAGGNADLIIPLFINSAMPELFVIIFMLTLLSAAMSTLSSLLHTMGTTLGGDIFARMKGVRYSIRANQIGIVVMMIASVILAVMMPGSIIARATAMFMGLCTAALLPAFVHGITAKNPSYLAAKWSMAVGAGGWLLWAVFCHLAESKMLGICNALFGVDSLVSSPWCYLDPLVVGVVLSVTVLLVLIPLDKNKVTHEQQMKLI, from the coding sequence ATGACGGTCAGCACTGAGCTAACGATCGGCATCATCGCGTTCTACCTTGTGATGATCATAGGTATCGGATATTATGGATATAGACGAACAAAAAAGGTAGAGGACTACATGGTCGCCGGGCGAAATACGCATCCGGTTATAATAGCCCTGTCCTATGGTGCCACATTCATCAGTACGTCCGCCATCATCGGTTTTGGCGGGACGTCTGCTCAATACGGAATGAGTCTGATGTGGCTGACAGTGTTGTGTATCGTGGTCGGGGTGATCATAGCGTTCATCTTCATGGGAAAACGGATCAGACGGATCGGGAAAGATCTGGGAGCCCTGACCTATCCCGAACTCCTCGGAAAGATGTACGGATCGAAGAAGATCATCTATGCTACCGGCGCGATCTTTGTCGCAGCCATGCCTCTGTACACAGCGGCCGTGCTGATTGGCGGGGCACGTTTCATTGAAACGACCCTGGGTATCCCATACATGACTGCCCTGCTCGGTTTTGCCGGAGTTGTTGCGCTGTATGTCGTCATAGGCGGTCTGATGGCCGTCATGTACACCGACGCAGTCCAGGGAGCGATCATGCTCGTTGGCATGGGTGTTTTGCTTGTGCTGACCTATATCTATCTCGGAGGAGTGACAGCGGCGAACAGTGCCCTGGACTCAATGGGATCTCTCGTTCCAAGCACACTCTCCTCAATGGGTATGACCGGGTGGACCTCAATGCCGGAATTCGGATCTCCGATTTGGATGACGGTCATCACGACGCTCGTTCTCGGAGTAGGGGTGGGCGTCCTTGCCCAGCCCCAGCTTGCAGTCAGGTTCATGACGGCAAAAGACGGCAGATCGCTGAACCGGGCGATCCCGATTGGTGCTCTCTTCATCGTGATGATGACGGGAGTTGCATTCACCGTCGGACCTCTGACGAATGTGTATTTCATGGATAAGGTTGGGATGCTGGCGATCGATGCAGCCGGCGGAAATGCAGATTTGATCATTCCGCTCTTCATCAACTCGGCAATGCCTGAGTTGTTTGTTATCATTTTCATGCTGACGCTACTTTCGGCGGCCATGTCGACCTTGTCGTCCCTTCTGCACACCATGGGTACAACACTCGGCGGAGATATCTTTGCCAGAATGAAAGGAGTTCGCTACTCGATCAGGGCAAACCAGATCGGGATCGTGGTAATGATGATCGCCAGTGTTATACTCGCGGTGATGATGCCGGGAAGTATCATTGCACGGGCAACCGCCATGTTTATGGGACTTTGCACAGCAGCACTTCTCCCAGCCTTCGTCCACGGGATCACTGCAAAGAATCCATCCTACCTCGCCGCGAAATGGAGTATGGCAGTAGGTGCCGGAGGCTGGCTTCTTTGGGCCGTCTTCTGCCACTTGGCGGAATCAAAAATGCTTGGAATCTGTAATGCACTATTCGGGGTCGATTCTCTTGTCAGTTCACCTTGGTGTTATCTCGACCCGCTGGTCGTCGGAGTCGTCCTCTCGGTCACTGTGCTTCTTGTCCTCATCCCCCTGGATAAAAACAAGGTGACGCATGAACAACAGATGAAACTTATCTAA
- a CDS encoding heavy-metal-associated domain-containing protein yields the protein MKKSFKLENLDCAHCAAVMENGIKKIEGVHDVSISFMTRRLVLDADEGRFPEILKEAGVICRRVEPDCFIKE from the coding sequence ATGAAAAAGAGTTTCAAACTGGAAAATCTTGACTGCGCACACTGCGCAGCTGTTATGGAAAATGGGATAAAAAAGATTGAGGGCGTGCATGATGTGAGTATCAGTTTCATGACCCGGCGACTTGTTCTGGATGCGGATGAGGGGCGTTTTCCCGAGATCCTCAAAGAAGCCGGGGTCATCTGCAGACGTGTTGAGCCGGATTGTTTTATTAAGGAATAA
- a CDS encoding molybdopterin oxidoreductase family protein: MQMKYVTTICPYCGTGCALNLVIRDGKSVGVAPSHRSPVCSGKLCSRGLHAADALDEARIEQPFIKGEPADWETALSKAAELKKFAVGETVVITSARLTNETQFLVQKFAQALGADIGVVNGGTGVPTVTLNGIREADVILVLGDVMKALPLTGNRILQAKEKGARVLYIGPQSYTAVQADTVEITDEYTELPPGFSALLKNATHPVVVHLANDPAAATLAEGLKINTAVLYETNNGRGTAAMGVGPLSLPENVKAAFIIAETPLMEQDIYADLLEKLDSLELTVVATSAETSLSDIADIVLPITALHESEGTVTNWEGRLQMVKPAVVSAEGVKTLDAVLLDLAGKMGVSIPSGTPEELFTALSAEIPVFAGAEYVQIAKPEGVFLREV, from the coding sequence ATGCAGATGAAATATGTGACCACCATATGCCCGTACTGCGGTACAGGCTGTGCACTCAATCTCGTTATTCGGGATGGAAAATCAGTAGGGGTTGCTCCTTCTCACCGTTCTCCCGTATGTTCCGGCAAACTCTGTTCCCGCGGACTTCACGCTGCCGATGCTCTTGATGAAGCGAGGATCGAACAGCCCTTTATCAAGGGAGAGCCTGCAGACTGGGAGACGGCGCTCAGTAAAGCGGCTGAACTAAAGAAGTTTGCCGTCGGTGAGACCGTTGTCATCACCTCGGCACGTCTCACTAATGAAACCCAGTTCCTTGTACAAAAGTTTGCTCAGGCACTAGGTGCCGATATCGGTGTCGTGAACGGTGGAACAGGTGTCCCAACCGTCACACTCAATGGTATTAGGGAAGCCGATGTGATCCTTGTTCTCGGTGATGTGATGAAAGCACTACCGCTCACGGGAAACCGGATTCTCCAAGCCAAAGAGAAAGGCGCCCGTGTTCTCTATATCGGTCCACAGAGCTACACCGCCGTCCAGGCAGACACAGTCGAGATAACTGACGAATACACGGAACTTCCACCCGGATTCAGTGCACTTCTCAAGAATGCTACTCATCCGGTGGTCGTGCACCTAGCAAATGATCCGGCAGCAGCGACCCTCGCCGAGGGGCTTAAGATCAACACCGCAGTATTGTACGAAACAAACAACGGCCGGGGAACCGCTGCGATGGGAGTAGGTCCCCTTTCTCTTCCGGAGAATGTCAAAGCTGCCTTCATTATCGCCGAAACACCGTTGATGGAACAGGATATCTATGCTGATCTTCTCGAGAAACTGGACAGCCTTGAACTGACCGTCGTTGCGACCTCTGCCGAGACATCTCTGTCCGACATAGCCGACATCGTTTTGCCGATCACAGCACTTCACGAAAGCGAAGGGACAGTAACCAACTGGGAAGGACGTCTCCAGATGGTCAAACCGGCCGTTGTTTCAGCAGAGGGTGTGAAGACGCTTGATGCAGTCCTTTTAGATCTTGCCGGAAAGATGGGAGTCAGCATCCCGTCCGGCACGCCTGAGGAGCTCTTTACCGCTCTCAGTGCCGAAATCCCGGTATTTGCCGGTGCCGAATATGTTCAGATCGCCAAACCAGAAGGCGTCTTTCTTCGTGAGGTCTGA
- a CDS encoding symporter small accessory protein produces MLGISDPWVWMTYLICFIALLFCGIYGYINWNKDSDDDDGQH; encoded by the coding sequence ATGTTAGGCATTAGTGACCCGTGGGTATGGATGACATACCTCATCTGCTTTATAGCACTGCTATTCTGCGGAATCTACGGATACATAAATTGGAACAAGGACAGTGATGATGATGACGGTCAGCACTGA